Genomic DNA from Anoplopoma fimbria isolate UVic2021 breed Golden Eagle Sablefish chromosome 22, Afim_UVic_2022, whole genome shotgun sequence:
TAAGAAACTGATGGATGAAGAGTATGGAGAAGAAtttgatgaagaggatgatgggTATTGCACCCTGCCCCCTGCTGCTTTCTTCAAACAGGTCAGACcagatttttttagttttttcccctTGCATTagatttaaagggccagtgtgcagGATTTCCTGGCATTTATCAGTTGTGTTGCATATTCTGGGTTACTATAGAAACATGGCAGACTGagtgaagaggacctgctctgTATATAGTTATGAAGGGTTTATCTAAAGCAAACACAAACGTTTTAAGTTTCGGTTGATTtcactaataaaaacatagtaattaatattatattccatttctgcatTTAGGTCCaacaaaatgcaacacacatttaaagtttaaCGTTGATTATAAGTTTGCTGCCCTGCAAATGtagacattttatacattttatacattttactgatCTATGACGATGCACTTTCAGAAATAagatcaaatcaaatgaaagaGGGTAATATATTCACCAAGGCTATCTTGGTGATATAAAAGCTTATATTCAACAAGGCACCATTTGATAACTACCAGAACACCTCAAAAACATCCAAAGTGCTTGGCACAAACAGTTTTTTCATGACTATAATCAAAGAAATTTCCTCAATGGTCCCCGATGGGattcaacacaaacaccacgctgctggacccgctggaggtatgggaggcacgggagaaccagaaccaggactcaCGCTTAGCTGTCAGActcctgctgcagtaaaatttgAGGTTTTCTTCATGTACTCTGGTGCTCGGAGACACTACCACTTTTACCACAGGGGCtgccaaaatacaaacaaaatgagagTTCCTTGTTGTAACCATCAAGTACAACCAGCTCTTCATTAGATTTAAATATTCCTGCCCGATCTTTGCCTCTGCTCCCTCCACCTCCGTCTAAGGTGTGGCCCGTCACAGTGAAGCCCATCGGTCTGGGCTGCTCCAAGTCCCTGGCTGGGGAGAGCCGTCTCTGCCTCACAGCTACGTCTCTCATCTTGGTCAGAGTGGCCGCCGCATGCTGTGATTTGCCGTCGGTTACAATACCTTTGCTGAGTGTTAGGCGCTTTGGTCACTTGGATGGTTCGTTCTACTTGGAGCTCGGCAGGTCGGCACCGAACGGTCCGGGAGAGGTCTGGATGGAAGCAGGAGACCAAGGTAATTAAGAAGTAAAAGATGTGCTAATTTCATTAATTTGTGTCTTACCATAGGACCATGACGCCTCTTATTTTGTCTGCTCTGTACAGGAAACCCAGCGGTTGCCCAGCACATTCATGAGTCTGTTCGTGACACAGTTAGGGCGCTGCGAGCTCTCCCTGACTTCAGCCGGTCACCGACCTCCAACAACAATCAGCTTCAAACCCTTCAGGCTTTAAAACGCTGCAGACCCAAATACAGAGACAGGATGATGAACGTGAGACCACCTGGTTCTCGTCTGGCCCTGCACCTCAGAAACCCTGAAATGAATACAAGTCCAACTAAATGTTACCTCGAGCCCAACAAACCACACAAAACAGAGCCAGAGTCCACTCCGAGCTCCTCCTCACATCTCGGCCTGCTCGGATCCCAGCAGAGCTCCACGTCTGAGACTGGCAGCTACATGGACATGAAGATGGACCAACATATCCCTGTGAACAAAGGGAGGGAAAATGACAGCAGAAGAGCTGCCATGGCGACAGTGGACCACTGCAGTGATGCAGCCTGCGGGACGGAGAGCCGGGAGCCAGGTGAGGAGCAGGGTCTGGGTTACATGATGATGTCGTCACATGGAAGCCAAAGTTCAGCTGTACTGCCTCAGGACGACTATGTGACCATTGCAAGCCCACAGAAAGACAACAGAGCAGCctactcttcatcctcctcttcccttcaGACATCATTCAACAGGTAAGATTAACTCAATCCACTCGATGcaaactcaacacttcctgtgtgtttacctgttgaATTCAGTATAATGTCCGTTTCCATCAGTACACTAAGAATCCTGTAAGGATCCACTTTTCCGATGTTAAGCTAACATGCATGTAACGCAACGTTTCCTCCAGAACTGAGTGATTAAAGTCTTGCAGCCTTCCTTTTTATGGGGaggcttttaatgtgataaaataaacataaggAAATGTCCAGATCAGTTGACGGTAGCTTAACATCAGAGTGTGGCAGAGAAGAAACgattgaaaataattacaaagtacaaaaacatttctgttaagAGAAACCAAGAGCAGACCTGTAATGCTGTACTAATGGAATTAATGCTGTAAATATGTACATTATACTAAATTTACCATGTGAACTGTTGTTGTTGGCTACTGGTGATTCCACCTGCTCAATGTCTTTTTACCTGCTGTTATTTGAAAaccaaaatgtcacaatttaCGGTAGTTGTTCAGTATTTTTAGCATTAAACGTAGATTCATCCTgttactacttctactactactctCTAGTAGCTTTGAAGAGTCGCTTGTACATATTAATGTGGTGATTGTATTGCAATACTCAACTAAGGACTCACTTAAGTAGTTTTTCTGTTAGTAGGTCTCCACTGTTAAATATTTCACACTGTACAGCGTAAAGCTGTTGGAGGACAATCTGTTATCTTgggttttataaataaactgactTGACAAGCTGCCTTTATAGCTCTGATCAACTGCAGACGCTCTatgatgaaaatgtatgaaatattgtGACAGGAAAGGTTAGGACATGCTAAATGCAGGAAAACTATTCTTGTAAAGgaaaatatcaaaagtaaacCCTTTCCAACACAAGTTGAGACACTTTTTGATACACTATGAATGCTAACCTCAGAATTTACTAAGAAGTTATGTAGAATGTATTTTTTGCGACAACTTGTGATATAaaactttgtctttcttttttttagctccACCTCTGAGAGCTACTCTCCTCTGCCCCCGTCACATCTTCAGACCCATGAGCTCAGTCAGCCGCACTGGCTGGTGACCTCAGTCCAACAGTCAGAAACAgaagctgaccaatcacagatGAGAATCAGCTGCTCCGGCCGACCACAGGACGATGCAAGCCAGGAGCAGACGTCCGCCAAGCACAGACGAGTAGAGCAGACCAGGGCCTCTTCGTCTCCTGTGAGGAGTGTTTATCGGTCTAGCATGATGACTCCATTTGTCACAAGCGGTCCAGACCATACCAGGCCGGTCCAGGCTAGTCCAAACTCTGGCAAAGGCCGGTCTAGCCGAGCCGCATCAGACAAATCTGTCAGAAGATACCGGCTGTCTTTGTGTCTGCCTTCCTGTCTGCAAGCTGAGGACAGATGCTGAGTTGTtgtaataattaattgttttgttgagaTCAATAATCTGAACAGAAGCTACTTATTTATTCAGGTGACGTTATAGTTACAGGCCACGAAAAGTAAAAATTATGAAAGAATGATTGATGTGTTCAGTCCACTGGGGCTTTAAAGTCTTAGATTACagaatatgtttgaaaaaaataaagttgtctCTGACACATTTaatctgttattttgtttgtaaatgtacTCAGTGTTTGGTTTCAGTTTTCCCCTGTTttgtctattttctttttttttttttctctcttggtGTGGATTAAATGAGGCACTTCAAGATGCTTCACTGTTATATGAAagaatttaaaagaataaagtcaCATGAATGCACATGTTTCTTAAGCTCTTTATTGATTGGTAGCCGAGGTGACGGGTATTTGAGTGCAGTCAGAATGTCAGGAGATAATAAACAAAGATTGTGGAATTTAATTAATTAGCTCCAAGCCCACAACTCAAAACAACACTAGGTTAACTTTTCAGGTCTACTGTGTTCCTCAGTGTTTCCCTGAATTCATCTCTGCAGGTAATTTATTAGGTTACTTATAATATTAGAACTCGTTAATATTTTTCCTTGTGGGcagatataaataatatatgaaaGTGAAGAGTTTTTTTAGTGTGCCAAAGACTGAAAATCAAAcgattttcagaataaaatcacAACTATTCAATAAGAAATATTACCGGTGTGACAACATATTTAGTGATTGATTATTTGTAGATTATTGGctgatatatttaattatttcaccACTGTATCCATCAGGAACATAGTTGGAAAcaggtgatgtgtgtgttatttcttcttgaGGAAATTTATAGAC
This window encodes:
- the LOC129112021 gene encoding insulin receptor substrate 2-A-like, whose protein sequence is MFVLQTVTGFQLEMNEITEGHSRCANQERSLPASSSPLSSPGCTSTQTWLPAESPLRSPWMKGRQMEQDRDSRHHHDEMQSSPPSRFYEELFCTSQASNIVVPLTGTLMTSSGPQSDVVKQGYVGKLDLNHRHYFVLRAGSHTGPSRLEWYKNQEKFTAMEKSAGKAALFGSRKQGVIYLSCCLGVSRSGSSRKRHTVVLYAKNQTIVLVAEDQWEQEDWYLAIKKLMDEEYGEEFDEEDDGYCTLPPAAFFKQVWPVTVKPIGLGCSKSLAGESRLCLTATSLILVRVAAACCDLPSVTIPLLSVRRFGHLDGSFYLELGRSAPNGPGEVWMEAGDQGNPAVAQHIHESVRDTVRALRALPDFSRSPTSNNNQLQTLQALKRCRPKYRDRMMNVRPPGSRLALHLRNPEMNTSPTKCYLEPNKPHKTEPESTPSSSSHLGLLGSQQSSTSETGSYMDMKMDQHIPVNKGRENDSRRAAMATVDHCSDAACGTESREPGEEQGLGYMMMSSHGSQSSAVLPQDDYVTIASPQKDNRAAYSSSSSSLQTSFNSSTSESYSPLPPSHLQTHELSQPHWLVTSVQQSETEADQSQMRISCSGRPQDDASQEQTSAKHRRVEQTRASSSPVRSVYRSSMMTPFVTSGPDHTRPVQASPNSGKGRSSRAASDKSVRRYRLSLCLPSCLQAEDRC